The Gillisia sp. Hel_I_86 genome has a segment encoding these proteins:
- a CDS encoding diacylglycerol kinase family protein, with the protein MKDSYLGKRIRGGGYAVRGAWILLKTEPSIQVQAIISVVVCIAGLYFDITKTEWIFQVFAIGLVFSTEGLNSAIEGIADFVHPDFHSKIGYIKDVAAGAVLFAALTAVIIAGFIYFPYLFPSFFS; encoded by the coding sequence GTGAAGGATAGTTATCTGGGCAAAAGAATACGTGGTGGGGGTTATGCAGTTAGAGGAGCATGGATCTTACTAAAAACCGAACCAAGTATACAAGTCCAGGCAATAATCTCTGTTGTGGTTTGTATTGCCGGATTATATTTTGATATTACAAAAACCGAATGGATCTTTCAAGTTTTTGCGATCGGATTGGTATTTAGTACAGAAGGCCTAAATAGTGCTATAGAAGGAATTGCAGATTTTGTTCATCCAGATTTTCACAGTAAAATAGGATATATTAAAGATGTTGCTGCTGGTGCTGTATTGTTTGCTGCGTTAACTGCAGTGATCATTGCTGGTTTTATTTATTTCCCCTATTTGTTCCCAAGCTTTTTCAGCTAA